One part of the Algibacter sp. L1A34 genome encodes these proteins:
- a CDS encoding DNRLRE domain-containing protein, with translation MKKKYTLKKPILITLLLCFFGFAMQAQFVHPGITHKKSDLDRMKYMVEAQIDPWYASYQDMVADSKSSYDYVAQGDESFTELGRDSGVNEGAWNSDIRAAYYNAVRWYITGDSRHAEKAIEIFKAWSNLTSVTSGGTDALSGGIGYIMIEAAEIIKSTYPGWAAADLQAFQDMLVYPGYSSTVEPTGNVTFYWMAFQGDPVRHGNQGLSGWRTVMAMGIFLDNEKMYDRAYRYITGELDLHLSDIAYPAGPNTSTSIKTSNDYYEDWNISRGYTIPNYGYNEVMTNYIWENGQCQESSRDQQHTAFGIGLLTSMAEMAWNQGDDLYSHENDRLLLGLEYNMRYNVSAIQDYPDQLTPWEPTVASDEFIQQFERTGRWYSKTISPVGIGEFAGVREVFEMPVAHYIGRGFKTEAEAKWTLRARDKAIDLNGYEKAGWTNDAIGWGGLTARRPVYCYGDPISGFDGNGLPVYDMNFAETTIEAEHFDYDPLQNGEGRVYHDVSVLNTGNAYRTFDGVDIDTNTSGGYYISSIESGEWLTYTISVPEKAIYKIDVNYAASQAGATMKFSFGGEEKTGDLVVPFGSPNSTSATDWKTVTIAEDIILEQGVQSFKIQFNGTSNAFNLDNFSIAKTGIAPSDQNIQFFTISDKVVGAADFDPEAIASSGLAVTYSSSNTAVATIVDGKVHIVGVGTATITANQAGDATNNAAPSVSQDVRVVAAVEGTMTLNVLADTYVRDGGYANNNYGSDDNLITVATGRYGYLKFDLSSVPGTIISAKLRIYQRTTHKFLRCIYDVADDSWEEGVITWNNKPSFENERARITTSSAWNEWDISSYTAQEYNNDKLITVVVKDPIDPAASAKGIDFRSKDFDSGSVAPELVIEYASTTLGVDDEDIVIGMYPNPVSNTLNLSLGSANLNLNETSIKVFALSGQKVMETKVDSKNIKLDVSKLNSGIYMLMISDTSKNITRKIVKL, from the coding sequence ATGAAAAAAAAATACACTTTAAAAAAGCCAATATTAATAACGCTTTTACTATGTTTTTTTGGATTTGCTATGCAAGCACAATTTGTACATCCTGGAATTACACACAAAAAATCTGATTTAGACCGTATGAAGTATATGGTTGAAGCTCAAATAGATCCTTGGTATGCATCGTATCAAGATATGGTAGCTGATTCTAAATCTAGTTACGATTATGTTGCGCAAGGTGATGAAAGCTTTACTGAACTTGGCAGAGATTCAGGTGTTAATGAAGGTGCTTGGAATAGTGATATTAGAGCAGCTTATTACAATGCTGTTAGATGGTACATTACTGGAGATTCTAGGCATGCCGAAAAAGCGATTGAAATATTTAAGGCTTGGTCTAATTTAACATCGGTTACTAGTGGAGGTACAGATGCTTTAAGTGGTGGTATTGGTTATATAATGATTGAAGCTGCAGAAATTATTAAAAGCACCTATCCTGGTTGGGCAGCTGCCGATTTACAAGCTTTTCAAGATATGTTGGTATATCCAGGGTATTCTTCTACGGTAGAACCAACAGGAAATGTTACTTTTTATTGGATGGCTTTTCAAGGTGATCCTGTACGTCATGGAAATCAAGGCTTATCGGGTTGGCGTACGGTTATGGCTATGGGTATCTTTTTAGATAATGAAAAAATGTACGACCGTGCCTATCGATATATAACGGGAGAGTTGGATCTTCATTTAAGTGATATAGCCTATCCAGCAGGTCCTAACACCAGTACATCTATAAAAACCTCAAATGATTATTATGAGGATTGGAACATAAGTAGAGGGTATACAATTCCTAATTATGGTTATAATGAGGTTATGACTAATTATATTTGGGAAAATGGACAATGTCAAGAAAGCTCAAGAGACCAACAACATACAGCTTTCGGAATAGGTTTATTGACTTCTATGGCAGAAATGGCATGGAATCAAGGTGATGATTTATATAGCCATGAAAACGATAGGTTGCTCCTGGGGCTAGAATATAATATGCGATATAATGTTTCTGCAATTCAAGATTATCCAGACCAACTAACACCATGGGAGCCCACAGTAGCCTCAGATGAGTTTATTCAACAATTTGAAAGAACAGGACGGTGGTATTCAAAAACCATAAGTCCAGTTGGTATTGGTGAATTTGCAGGAGTTAGAGAAGTGTTCGAAATGCCCGTAGCACATTATATAGGTAGAGGTTTTAAAACAGAAGCAGAAGCAAAATGGACATTGCGTGCACGCGATAAAGCTATTGATTTAAATGGTTACGAAAAGGCAGGATGGACTAACGATGCAATTGGTTGGGGAGGACTTACAGCACGCAGGCCAGTGTATTGTTATGGCGATCCTATTTCTGGTTTCGATGGAAATGGGTTACCTGTTTACGATATGAATTTTGCTGAAACAACCATAGAAGCTGAACATTTTGATTATGATCCTTTACAGAATGGAGAAGGTCGTGTGTATCATGATGTAAGTGTATTAAATACGGGTAATGCTTATAGAACTTTTGATGGTGTAGATATTGATACGAATACAAGTGGTGGATACTATATTTCTTCAATAGAATCTGGCGAATGGCTTACATATACTATTTCGGTTCCAGAAAAAGCTATTTATAAAATAGATGTTAATTATGCAGCCTCTCAAGCCGGAGCAACCATGAAATTTAGTTTTGGAGGCGAAGAGAAAACAGGTGATTTAGTTGTGCCTTTTGGATCACCAAACTCAACGAGTGCTACCGATTGGAAAACGGTAACCATTGCCGAAGATATTATTTTGGAGCAAGGTGTTCAAAGTTTTAAAATACAATTTAACGGAACCTCGAATGCTTTTAATTTAGATAATTTTTCAATAGCTAAAACGGGTATTGCACCAAGCGATCAAAACATTCAGTTTTTTACAATTTCAGATAAAGTTGTAGGAGCAGCAGATTTCGATCCAGAAGCTATTGCAAGCTCAGGCTTAGCTGTAACTTATAGCAGTTCAAACACGGCAGTGGCTACCATTGTAGATGGTAAAGTACATATTGTTGGTGTTGGTACAGCAACTATAACCGCTAACCAAGCAGGCGATGCTACAAATAATGCAGCGCCTAGTGTATCTCAAGATGTGCGTGTGGTTGCTGCTGTTGAAGGGACTATGACTTTAAACGTATTAGCAGATACATACGTAAGAGATGGCGGTTATGCTAATAATAATTATGGTTCCGATGATAATTTAATAACCGTTGCAACTGGGCGTTATGGCTATTTAAAGTTCGATTTAAGCTCGGTTCCTGGTACAATAATATCTGCCAAACTAAGAATATATCAAAGAACAACTCATAAGTTTTTACGCTGTATTTATGATGTTGCCGATGATAGTTGGGAGGAAGGTGTAATTACTTGGAATAACAAGCCATCGTTTGAAAATGAACGCGCACGTATTACAACTAGTTCAGCTTGGAATGAATGGGATATTTCTTCATATACAGCTCAAGAATACAATAATGATAAATTAATTACAGTAGTTGTTAAAGACCCAATAGATCCTGCGGCTAGTGCTAAAGGTATTGATTTCCGCTCTAAAGATTTTGACTCAGGTAGTGTTGCGCCAGAATTGGTTATTGAATATGCTAGTACTACCCTTGGTGTTGATGATGAAGATATAGTTATAGGGATGTATCCAAACCCTGTATCAAATACACTTAATCTTTCATTAGGCTCAGCGAACTTAAATTTAAATGAAACTAGTATTAAGGTTTTTGCTTTAAGTGGTCAGAAAGTTATGGAAACCAAAGTAGATTCAAAAAATATTAAACTAGATGTATCTAAATTAAATAGCGGTATTTACATGCTTATGATTTCCGACACATCGAAAAATATTACAAGGAAAATAGTGAAGTTATAA
- a CDS encoding T9SS type A sorting domain-containing protein, with product MKKKLQVTKIVAICMAFISVHIATYGQTVNSMAELMPYLDDDGVTVVMTPGTYSITAEDIDNGLYGTVNPLFADTTILLDFIGSNSTYDFTGVKLNIDTVVFTKFGSNHVNEIQVRGSNVLIKNLTMEDIGWTKPNKTALGIGVDGIGNTLEGIHLTVRGSFPYGYGDMFGKGSGSVIGHNKHAAILVRGENNTVKDCTIMHYAYGHGIFVQGGINTTVEGCYLEGELRTTDDVLAEAGTGSPADLVDFVTVYNADSANGIPGYKVPAGWMFSKQEDGIRAYNTGPHWLTGETTNTSNMSVIDCTVKRFRSGVVIGFANNTKYVENCTTIECETQYSMGRDATVINSRGDTKYGPLYVDEYDNSNSQNNTMNFTVLNNNGAYGNDMLAFIGGNDHDITFRNTVPFDDTQMDIVLSGVRRGLRFSSGSEASFSSSGVEIHNNTNNPIISGNQSSNNIIESCGIVKDTGTNNTINPITCDAGQTTTNVSVTWVSIAPYSLELNVEETQQLTTVVYPINATNTNVSYVIDDPSIASIDANGTVTALKLGSTFVNVISEDGNLIDTSYINVSYSTANNLALATNGGVATQSTTAYDGVASRANDGDINGNYGDESVSHTAHGLDGSNTLKWWQVDLGVNKTIWDIIIYNRTGGTYGDALNNFTVEVINDNNVVVFTKIFISPPSPTLIINAGNVVGKFVKISKTSDDGLQLAEVEVFGTSTLSVEDNIVSTIKIYPNPVKDSFSIADSADAVMEIYSMLGKLLMSQTIKSNQHVVDVSALTSGFYIVKIKKDNMVFTKKVIKE from the coding sequence TTGAAAAAAAAACTACAAGTAACTAAAATAGTAGCTATATGCATGGCTTTTATAAGTGTGCATATAGCAACGTATGGACAAACTGTAAATTCAATGGCAGAACTAATGCCTTATCTGGATGATGATGGTGTTACTGTTGTAATGACACCAGGAACCTATTCCATTACAGCAGAAGATATTGATAATGGTTTATACGGAACCGTAAACCCTTTATTTGCAGATACGACTATATTACTGGATTTTATAGGTTCAAATAGTACATACGATTTTACAGGAGTAAAATTAAATATTGATACGGTAGTTTTTACAAAATTTGGAAGCAACCACGTAAATGAAATACAGGTAAGAGGATCTAATGTACTTATTAAAAATCTTACTATGGAAGATATTGGGTGGACTAAACCTAATAAAACAGCTTTAGGAATAGGGGTAGACGGTATTGGAAATACCTTAGAAGGTATTCATCTTACAGTAAGAGGGTCTTTCCCGTACGGTTATGGCGATATGTTTGGAAAAGGATCTGGGTCGGTAATTGGACATAATAAACATGCTGCCATTTTAGTCCGTGGAGAGAATAACACAGTTAAAGATTGTACCATTATGCATTATGCGTATGGTCACGGTATTTTTGTGCAAGGCGGTATTAATACCACAGTTGAAGGTTGTTACTTGGAAGGAGAACTACGAACTACCGATGATGTTTTGGCAGAAGCAGGAACAGGGTCTCCAGCCGATTTAGTGGATTTTGTTACCGTTTATAACGCCGATAGTGCTAATGGTATTCCTGGTTATAAAGTGCCAGCAGGTTGGATGTTTAGTAAACAAGAGGATGGTATTAGAGCATACAATACGGGACCCCATTGGTTAACTGGAGAAACAACTAATACCTCTAATATGAGTGTTATTGATTGTACCGTTAAAAGATTTAGATCTGGTGTTGTAATAGGTTTTGCAAACAATACTAAATATGTGGAAAACTGTACAACCATTGAGTGCGAAACACAATACAGCATGGGTAGAGATGCCACAGTAATAAATTCAAGAGGTGATACTAAATACGGTCCTTTATATGTAGATGAGTATGACAATAGTAATTCTCAAAATAATACAATGAATTTTACGGTTCTTAATAATAATGGTGCTTATGGCAATGATATGTTAGCATTTATTGGAGGTAATGATCATGATATTACTTTTAGAAATACTGTGCCTTTTGATGATACCCAAATGGATATTGTGCTATCGGGCGTTCGTAGAGGACTAAGATTTAGTTCGGGCAGTGAAGCAAGTTTTTCTTCATCTGGTGTGGAAATTCATAACAATACAAACAACCCAATAATTAGCGGAAATCAAAGTTCTAATAATATTATTGAATCTTGCGGGATTGTAAAAGATACGGGAACAAATAACACCATTAATCCAATAACTTGTGATGCAGGCCAAACAACAACTAATGTGTCCGTAACTTGGGTGTCAATTGCTCCATATAGTTTAGAACTTAATGTTGAAGAAACACAACAATTAACAACCGTTGTATATCCTATAAATGCAACCAATACGAATGTCTCTTATGTTATTGACGATCCTTCTATAGCATCAATAGATGCTAACGGAACAGTTACAGCTCTTAAATTAGGATCTACATTTGTTAATGTTATTTCAGAAGATGGAAATCTAATTGATACCAGTTATATAAACGTTAGTTATTCTACTGCAAACAATTTAGCGTTAGCTACAAATGGAGGTGTCGCAACACAATCAACTACTGCTTATGATGGGGTGGCAAGCAGAGCTAATGACGGAGATATAAATGGTAATTATGGTGATGAATCTGTATCACATACTGCCCATGGGCTCGATGGATCTAACACACTTAAATGGTGGCAGGTAGATTTAGGTGTCAACAAAACAATATGGGATATTATAATATATAATAGAACAGGTGGTACTTATGGAGACGCCCTAAATAATTTTACTGTTGAAGTAATAAATGATAATAACGTTGTGGTATTTACGAAAATTTTCATATCACCTCCAAGTCCAACACTTATTATAAACGCAGGAAATGTTGTGGGGAAATTTGTTAAAATTTCAAAAACCTCTGATGATGGACTTCAGCTTGCTGAAGTTGAAGTGTTCGGAACAAGCACATTAAGTGTTGAAGATAATATAGTAAGTACTATTAAAATATATCCAAATCCAGTAAAAGATTCATTCAGTATTGCTGACAGTGCAGATGCTGTTATGGAAATTTACAGCATGCTTGGTAAGTTATTAATGTCTCAAACCATTAAGAGTAATCAACACGTAGTAGATGTAAGTGCTTTAACAAGTGGGTTTTATATTGTTAAAATAAAAAAAGATAACATGGTTTTTACTAAAAAAGTTATAAAAGAATAG